The DNA window TACGTCTCCCACCAACAACTGTATCGAGTACCACGCCTTCTACTTTTTTTGTTGCCTCACCAATTATAGCAGCGTTTTTACCAAGCCGATGTCTTTTCAGAACTTTGAGCATATCATCTGCCTTTTCTTTGACCACGCCGAGTACAACTTTGCCCTCGTTACCAATTTCAAGAGGATCAATTCCAAGCATATCACAAGCAGACCTAACACCATCAGGGATAGGAATATCCTCCTCACTCAGAATAACTCCTACTTTGGATTTCTCACTAAACTCATTAACAGTATTAGCCAAACCACCTCTAGTAGGATCCTTAGCAGAAACAACACCACCCTCCTTCAACACCTTCTCCATAAGATCATTCAAAGGGGCTATATCAGATTTAATACTAGTCTCAAAACCATATCCCTCACGAAAAGAAATCAAAGCAATACCATGCTCACCAAGATTACCAGAAACAATGATAACATCACCATCCCTTAGATTTGAATCAAGAAGCCATCTACTATTGAAACTACGATATCTCCTAACCTCTTTAATATTATCATCAAGTAATGAAGTTCTTTTACCGATACCACTCGTGTTTATCACAAATTCCTGTACAGCACCTTTTTCAACAACCTTAGTATCCCCTGTAACAATTGGTATACCTGCAGTTTTTGCAACATTGCTCATACTCTTTACTATCATTTCAAAAACCTCCATTGAAAGACCTTCTTCAACAATAAAACCAGCAGAAAGAGCAATAGGTTTTGCACCCATAACAGAAATATCATTAATAGTACCAGCAACAGCAAGTGAACCAAGATCCCCACCTGGAAAAATTATTGGATAAACTGTGTGTGAATCTGTTGTAAAAACAATATCATCAATTACTGCTGAATCATCAAGCATTGTAAGAGAAACTTCTGCATTTGCTTGATTTTTTTTAAAATATTTTAAAATTTTTTCTTTGATAAGTTTGTCCATCATCTGCCCGCCTGCACCTTGCGCAAGTTTTATTTTTTCTGACATGTTTATCCCATTGATCCAATTTTTTTCAACTTATGCCGATACATAAGTTTTATTTATAGTCTCTGTTACCATCCCATGATATATGTGGCAAGACATTATATTAACTGTAATTAATTTCGGTTTTGTCGTGACAGTCATCCCAGCAGTTATACGTAATTATCAATTAAAAGATGTAAAAGGACAATCTCTACTAATGTATCTTTCTACAACTATTTTACTAGCAGTTGTTGCATACATCTTCTTCACCCTCGATCTATTTCTCAGTTGTATATCTACTGCAGGAAGCACATTTATGTGGTTTATCTTGACATATCAAAAAATAAAATATGATAAAAAAATAAAATAAAGGATTTAGGAGGTTTTATACACAAATTTTATCTATTTTTGAATGTTGGAACTATTGATGAAATATCTTATCATGTGCATTGGTAACAGAGATGGTGGAGACGATGCAATTGGACCATATATAGCAGACAAGTTAAAAAAATTTGAAAACAAAGATTTCCGTGTAATTGATTGCGATGTTGTACCAGAAAATTATACATCATTGGTTAAAAAATATAAACCGGAAAAACTCATTATAATCGATGCAGTTAAAATGGGTTTATCTCCTAGCGAAATAAGAATTGTTCCTAAAGAAAAAATCGGCTCAATGCATGTAAGTACACATGGAATACCAATTTCTGTTTTGATAAAATATCTTGAACCATATGCAGAAAATATTGTTTTAATTGGGATAGAGCCAGAGACGTTTTCTGGTAAAATAAGTAGCTCAGTTAAAAAAAGTGGAGACAAGTTAGTTGAGATT is part of the Candidatus Thermoplasmatota archaeon genome and encodes:
- the hypE gene encoding hydrogenase expression/formation protein HypE, producing MSEKIKLAQGAGGQMMDKLIKEKILKYFKKNQANAEVSLTMLDDSAVIDDIVFTTDSHTVYPIIFPGGDLGSLAVAGTINDISVMGAKPIALSAGFIVEEGLSMEVFEMIVKSMSNVAKTAGIPIVTGDTKVVEKGAVQEFVINTSGIGKRTSLLDDNIKEVRRYRSFNSRWLLDSNLRDGDVIIVSGNLGEHGIALISFREGYGFETSIKSDIAPLNDLMEKVLKEGGVVSAKDPTRGGLANTVNEFSEKSKVGVILSEEDIPIPDGVRSACDMLGIDPLEIGNEGKVVLGVVKEKADDMLKVLKRHRLGKNAAIIGEATKKVEGVVLDTVVGGRRILHKPLGDPVPRIC
- the hycI gene encoding hydrogenase maturation peptidase HycI, producing the protein MKYLIMCIGNRDGGDDAIGPYIADKLKKFENKDFRVIDCDVVPENYTSLVKKYKPEKLIIIDAVKMGLSPSEIRIVPKEKIGSMHVSTHGIPISVLIKYLEPYAENIVLIGIEPETFSGKISSSVKKSGDKLVEIIRNKRIDEIEILK